The genomic stretch ACGCAAGAGGATAGAGGAGGAGGATGTTGGTGATACGTCTCAAGCGGGCACGCTTTTTGGGCCCACTCTCCCAAGGGCTGCACCGAGAAGGGGCAGGGCGCTACTGCCGAATGTGGAGTAGCGCCCTTCATTGTTCTGGTCCATCACCAAAGTCCAAGGAAGCCATCTAATTGCCCTGGCGCGTCGCTTTTACCTTGACATTGTCGACACTGCCAATCACGGGACCACTGTGCGCTTGGTCGCGTCGCTGACATCTCCACACCACGCCACGACACGACACGACACGATACGACTACCGTGCTCGACCTACCAGCGCACAAGAAGCTCCACATCTGCCGCGACCATGTCTGACGCGGGACTCGACCCAGCACTTTCTGATGACGATGTCAATGGCCAGGCGACAACTGCTGGGGAGGCCGATGAGGGCACGCCGCTGAACACAGTCGAAGAGAATGGcctcgacgacgacgatctCTTTGGCGACGGCGACGTAGCAGACGATGCGCCCGCGTACGTCGCTATATATTGATTGCAATACCTGGTAGCCAACTGACGTGTTTTAGTGAGGAGAGCCGCAAGCTAGACGATGCCGAGCTTGATTCGGGCGACGATGAGGGACGGACAGACCGTGTCAGAGCACCAGAAGCTCTGGAGGAGACTGAGCAGCAGACGTTTGCGTATATGGACGCAGACCTCGCGCGACATGCCATTCCCGAGCCCACCGACAACGAGCTCTATCTGCTCAAAGTCCCGCGCTTTCTCTCATTCGAAGACAAGGCGTTTGATCACAAGACATTCCAACCGCCCACCACCGACCACCACTCCAAGGTTTCTGCCTCCGAACACTTCTCCGCCTATCACACTGCCATGACTACTGTCCGATGGCGGCGCTCGCCCTCTAACAATGCCCTTTTGCAGTCCAACGCGCGCATTCTGAGGTGGTCAGACGGCTCCCTTACTCTCCAACTTGCGAGCGACCCAACCGTCCAATACGACATTGACGCAACCACCTTAGCCCCGCCGCAGATTAACCCGAAGATACCTACGCCGACGGCTATCAAAGAGGACAAGAACGGTGCCAAGAAGAGTTCCAAGAAGGAGAGCTACACATACCTGGTCGCGCCATATGAGGAAGCAAACGTCATGCGTGTTACTAACAAGCTTACCGCACATCTCAGCGTTGTACCCGCCGCGAACACAAAAGACGCCGCCCTGGAAAAGTTACAGAATGACCTTGCCAAGGTTGCGTCAAAGGGCCGCGACGAGGCCGACCAAGCCATATCCTTCATCAACGTGGACGAGGACCCAGAGCTCCGCCGCCAGCGCGAAGAAGCCACATTCAAAGAGAAGCAGCGACAACTGCGCGCCCGCGAGAAGCACGAAGCGCGCCAGGCCGAACGTGCAAATCGCACCATGGGTCGAACGGGCGGTCGCGGCGCAGGTGGTCTCGATATCGATGGACTGGAAGACCGTCCAGCCCGAAAACAACAAGCAAAGAAGGGAGGCTTACGGCGTGATTGGAGCGATGACGAAGACTACGGTGGTCCGAGAAGGAACCGCGAGGATGACTATGACGAGGAGGATGACTTCATCGCTGCTAGTGACGAGGAACCAGAGATCGttgacgacgacgatgaccCAGATGAAGGCATCAGGGCCAGTCCGAAGAGGGGAAGGGGCGgtgcagcagcagcagcagacgatgacgacgatgacgacgttgtgGTCAGTCGTACGAAGCGGAGACGTGTGGttgacgacgacgaagatgaAGAGTAGGATTCACCATCTAGCACTGACAATTCAGACAAAGAAAAGACCCGATCTGGTGATTGGGTGTTAGCATAGCCCGGAGTTTGATCTATCTTCACACATGTATCATCAACTAGTTTCATCATTTCGAAAAATGGACAAGTCCTATGCGGAGCCATTGACTATTTCACGTGCGCCTAAAACCATGACTGACTGCTGTAACGTCTTCTCACAAACACCATATTTCCTTGAATATCCGGTTATTCACTTACCTAATTCACGCTAGTGCAATGCATGCTTGATTCGTGTATAGGCTACAAAGTGTTGAGTCACGTTTGCACGTCTTCACATCTTTATTGTACATCCTGTCAACTACTCCATATCCAACAGTTTCCCAAAATGAGTTTGCCCAAAGAACTACGACTAGGATGGATTGGTCTGGGATCAATGGGTCTCGCAATGGCAACCAACATGCAAAACTACATAACCCAACAAATCCTCCCACCCCTAAAATACTGGAACCGCACTCTCTCTCGGGGCGACACGCTAAAAGTCAACGGTGCCGTCCCAAGTTCCTCTATCGTGGATTTATTTCAACAGTGCGATATAATCTTCATCTCTGTAAGAAATTCATCATCCCTCGTCCCTACATGAAAACAGACAACATACCAACGCTACCAAAAGGTCAGCGACGACACCGTCCTCCAATCCATAGTAACCACACTCCTCGCCAGCAACCCTACTCTGGATGGCAAAATAATCCTAGACACCACCACCGTCCACCCGTCCACCTCATCATCCATAGTCCAGCAACTTTCAAAAGTAAAAGTAACATACCTCTCCTCCCCCGTCTTCGGGGCCACACCCCTTGCCGTATCCGGAAACCTCCTCATCGCCATCGCAGGTCCACCTACCGCCATTGACCTCGTCTCCCCCTTCCTAACCGGCGTGATAGCGCGCAGCGTAATACGAGTTGGCCCAGAGCCCTCACAAGCCCTACTGCTGAAAACAACGAGTAACTTGATTACCGCAGGTCTGATGATGTTGCTCAGTGAAGCGCATACATTGGCTGCTAGAACAGGGCTGCCGGCTGCGGTGCTGGAGGATCTTGTGGCGCAGAATTTCGGAGACTATGCGCTGGGTGTTAGTAAGAGGCTTACGGGTGGTGCGTATTATCCGCCCAAGGGAGAAGTGCCGACGTCGAGATTAGAGCTGGGAATTAAGGATGTAGGACATGGGGTGGGGATTGCGAGGGAGCAAGGGATGAGGTTGGGGATTGGGGAGATGTATCTTGAGGCAGCGGAGGAGGCTAGGAAGTATGGGGAAGACAAGGGCAGACGGTGTGATAGTAGTAGTGTATTCGGTGTTGTGAGGAGGAGGGCTGGATTGGAGTTTGCAACGGATATGGTCAAGGAACGGGATGGGGATGCGAAGAGTGAGAAAAAGTAAGTGTGTTGGTATGGATTTGATACCCTCTATCTATGCATGTGTGCTTTCTCTCCGAATGCGGAGTCCCAAAGGAGATTGTTGATTATAGCCTTTTGATCCACGCCAAAGCGACGAAAACGTACTCTGATCCTTCCTCACCGTATACTATGCACCATTTTCCGCGGCTTGTCGTTCTGCTTCTACTTCCGCAACAACAACCTTGCGTATGCCTTCAAAGCCTTCCGACTTCTTGACGTGGCTTACTCTACGTGGCTTGTCCTCGAGTCCCTTGAACTCAACAGGCAAGACCTTCTCATGGAAGTACTCCTTGTGCTCTGGGAGTGCGAGTTCTACCGCATTCGCAAACTTGGCTGGGTGTGCCGTCGCAAGCGCGATATGATGTGTAGGTGGAGGCTTCGCTACCTCAACTGAACGAAGCGTTGCTGCAATGCCAATGGCAGAGTGGGGGTCCAGGACGTAGCTCTTTGATGACTCTGCGTTGAACACGTACTTGATGGTGTCGATGGTCTCCTCGTCGCTGACACGATACGATACAAAGTCGGCCTGTGCTGCTTCCAGAATCTGCTTATCGACCGAAAAGCCGCCCTTTGACTTTAAGTCGTTGAGCCAATTCCGTACGTGGTCACCCGCCTGACTCCTTCGTTGTGATACTGCGTCAGAGTTTGAGCTGTATACATCGTACGACAGGAACCAGAGCAGTCTTTCAAAATTGGACGCCACAAGAACGTCCATTGCCGGACTCAACGTTTCCTTGACTCCGCTCGCGTGTGCCTTGGCACCATCTTCGGGAATCCCGCCTTCAGCTTGCGCACCGTGCACAGCGTGCTTCTCGTACTTGCCGGATTCCCAGAAGCGTTGCAGAATGTCGTTTGCGTTTGTGGCTATGACCAGCTTCTCAACCGGCAGGCCCATGCGCTTTGCAAAGAAGCCGGCAAGAATATCGCCGAAGTTTCCCGTAGGTACGACGAAGCGAACAGCGGAGGCTGGGAGGAAAGACTCGCTCTTGACGAGGCTGAAGTAGGAGTAGAAATAGTATGTGATCTGCGCAAGGATACGCGCCCAGTTGATGGAGTTTACGGCGGCGAGACGGTGCGTCCCGTTGATGTCTGGGTCGGCAAAGAGTTCTTTTAAAAAGTCCTGGATATGTTAGTAGGATTCCGTCATGATGTCCGATCTATGCATACCTGGCAATCGTCGAATGTGCCGTCCACGGCCAAGTTGTGCACATTGGCATCCATGACCGTCGTCATCTGCGCCTCCTGGATCGGGCTGACCTTGCCATGCGGGAACATGATAAAGACAGACACATCCTTCTTCCCACGTAGACCGTAGATGGCTGCTGAGCCGGTGTCACCACTTGTTGCGCCGATGACGGTCAGATGCTCCCTGTCTCGTCCGGTCTTGCCCTCATTCTTGCGGACGAGAAAGTACTCGAACAGGTTACCCAAGAATTGCAACGCGACATCCTTGAAAGCGAATGTTGGTCCGTGGAACAACTCTAGCAAGTGTATGTTCTTCTTCGGGTCGAGCGGAACGGTGGGCGCAACGTCCTTGGCGCGGAATGTGGAGTAACTGCGATGAATGATGTCTTTGAGGTCTGCGGAGGGGATCTCGGACGATGAGATGTAGAGGGAGAAGATTTCGAATGCGAGGTCTTCGAACGAGAGGTCTTTCCACTTGGACGCCCAGTCGTCAGGCAGCGTAGGGATTTCTTCGGGGATGAAGAGGCCGCCGTCTGACGCCAGGCCCTTAAGAACAACGTCTTCGAAAGAGAACTGTACTGCGTCAGCATGTGATTGGCGTCTGTCGAGGCTTCAATGCGCCCGGTCTTCCTACATCATAAGATCCTCCCCGGGTACTCAGGTACCGTTGCGATGCTGTGTGCGAAGACATGACGTGTACTGCTATCCAATATTATACGTGACAGCAAGTGATACCAAGGAATAGTGAGGCGTTGGTGTGTATCGACAACAACGTGAGGCAATGGTCCCCGTGGGGAAAATGTTATATAGTAAGCTCCGGGATCGCTCGTGACTCAAGTAACTACGTTTTTACCTCCCACAATCTAGCACACATTCACGTGGGCTTACACGCCTGCTTGTTGAACGGTAGCATCCTTACAAACTCATACAGAATATCTGCCAACTGAATAAGATGATGAGGTCTTCAGCGCAGTGTTGGAGTCAATCGGAGTGCCGGACTCAACGGAGTGCTCTGCTGCTCCGCGAACATCGGACCCCGCCAGGCCGCTGTTCCTGCATGCGGCGATGTCGGCCCTACACACGCCGTTCGTCCATGCTCGCGACTTGCAGTGACGCAAGTAGTCAGATGTAATAGAGTCGTTCTTGGGTTTCATGATCGAATGTCTCTAGCCACCTAGACATAGCATCACGGGTATCGTTCCCGAGTGATGACCTCAATATGCTAGGAAAAGAGACGAAGAGCATTGCATTTTAGCGCTAGTTAATTGATTTCCATGAAAGATACATGCCCAGGTGTGCCAGCATCGTAGCAAGAATATCTTAGTTTTACTTTCGATTTTGGTTTTGGTGTTGTCGTTGCCGTGAGTCACTAGAGATAGACAAGACTTGGTGACATCCAGCAAGTCTGAGAACTTATAGCAACAACATGCATCAAGCCTTGTCTGCACATTGAATTGCGAGGGACCTTAGATTTGGACACGGCGGCCAAGATCCTCAGATAAAGTCCAAACGAAAGCTGATGTGTCCATTCAACGAAATGAACCAGACATGTGCCAGAAGAGTACTATGACTTGATATTGCATACACGCCATGCCCATGGTAGAGGTAGTCGTACTTCAACGTATCATCGTAATGTGTGTGTAACGAAAGTACTGTGAGACCATACAGGCTACACAAAAGCGGAGGTTTAGTTGGGAGCTCCGTTACCGTGGAATCATACAGCCCAGTATTACATACTCCGGTTGGCTGGTCAGTCTGGTACAAATCCACAAACCCACCTTGACAACCAAAATTCTGGATGAGTAGCCAATGCTGCATTTCTGCGCTCAGAGTATACATACTCGTCCGGTAAAATGTCGTGTTCAATCGGCAACTTTCTCAATCTTGTGAAAGTAAAGGTACGCCGAGGTCATTCAGGCTCCACCATCGGCGCAAGCAGCGTACCTCTTTGCGCCTCGAGCTTCGTGACATGCGTCATGGTGGTGATGTTGAAGTGGGACGTTCGCCGGTCCATACCATTCGAGACTCCAACAGCGCTGGATATCGGCGAGGCTCGTGATAGTCGTTGGACGTAGAGTACGATGAACACATTCAGGCTCTACTATGAGCCAGTCGATTTGTATCTTTTTAACATACCGTGGAGGCTTTCCACCATGTATGCCACGTATAATCCGATAATCCAAGCATTGCGACTACCGAATAAAGAACATGCTGAGCTTGAAAGCTGCCTGTAAACGCAATGATGTAGTGCACAACCACATGGCGCAGTGAATAACCACCTACTACGAGTTGTGCTCGGCGTACCGGTACCTGCCCGGCAGTACTGCGGGTCCGGTAGAACCCCGGAAGCAAATTTTCGCTGCCAACCGCACAGAGCCGCAAAGTTTGCACTTTTACGTCTGTGCGTCTAGCGTCTTGGCGCGCTCACACTCGAGATAAAAGCTGCAGCGTCGCCGCCCCCAATTTCTCTTCTTCATACGATCATGCAAGTCCCCCCAGTCCCCCCTACATTTTACAGCCATGCTAACAGCGCGCAGACTTCATAGAATCATTTCTTTAGTATGCATCCTCTTCTGAGTTACTCTAAGTAGCCACAGAATCCTA from Pyrenophora tritici-repentis strain M4 chromosome 1, whole genome shotgun sequence encodes the following:
- a CDS encoding Leo1 domain containing protein codes for the protein MSDAGLDPALSDDDVNGQATTAGEADEGTPLNTVEENGLDDDDLFGDGDVADDAPAEESRKLDDAELDSGDDEGRTDRVRAPEALEETEQQTFAYMDADLARHAIPEPTDNELYLLKVPRFLSFEDKAFDHKTFQPPTTDHHSKVSASEHFSAYHTAMTTVRWRRSPSNNALLQSNARILRWSDGSLTLQLASDPTVQYDIDATTLAPPQINPKIPTPTAIKEDKNGAKKSSKKESYTYLVAPYEEANVMRVTNKLTAHLSVVPAANTKDAALEKLQNDLAKVASKGRDEADQAISFINVDEDPELRRQREEATFKEKQRQLRAREKHEARQAERANRTMGRTGGRGAGGLDIDGLEDRPARKQQAKKGGLRRDWSDDEDYGDEGIRASPKRGRGGAAAAADDDDDDDVVVSRTKRRRVVDDDEDEE
- a CDS encoding MmsB, 3-hydroxyisobutyrate dehydrogenase and related beta-hydroxyacid dehydrogenase; this encodes MSLPKELRLGWIGLGSMGLAMATNMQNYITQQILPPLKYWNRTLSRGDTLKVNGAVPSSSIVDLFQQCDIIFISVSDDTVLQSIVTTLLASNPTLDGKIILDTTTVHPSTSSSIVQQLSKVKVTYLSSPVFGATPLAVSGNLLIAIAGPPTAIDLVSPFLTGVIARSVIRVGPEPSQALLLKTTSNLITAGLMMLLSEAHTLAARTGLPAAVLEDLVAQNFGDYALGVSKRLTGGAYYPPKGEVPTSRLELGIKDVGHGVGIAREQGMRLGIGEMYLEAAEEARKYGEDKGRRCDSSSVFGVVRRRAGLEFATDMVKERDGDAKSEKK
- a CDS encoding ThrC, Threonine synthase, with translation MSSHTASQRYLSTRGGSYDFSFEDVVLKGLASDGGLFIPEEIPTLPDDWASKWKDLSFEDLAFEIFSLYISSSEIPSADLKDIIHRSYSTFRAKDVAPTVPLDPKKNIHLLELFHGPTFAFKDVALQFLGNLFEYFLVRKNEGKTGRDREHLTVIGATSGDTGSAAIYGLRGKKDVSVFIMFPHGKVSPIQEAQMTTVMDANVHNLAVDGTFDDCQDFLKELFADPDINGTHRLAAVNSINWARILAQITYYFYSYFSLVKSESFLPASAVRFVVPTGNFGDILAGFFAKRMGLPVEKLVIATNANDILQRFWESGKYEKHAVHGAQAEGGIPEDGAKAHASGVKETLSPAMDVLVASNFERLLWFLSYDVYSSNSDAVSQRRSQAGDHVRNWLNDLKSKGGFSVDKQILEAAQADFVSYRVSDEETIDTIKYVFNAESSKSYVLDPHSAIGIAATLRSVEVAKPPPTHHIALATAHPAKFANAVELALPEHKEYFHEKVLPVEFKGLEDKPRRVSHVKKSEGFEGIRKVVVAEVEAERQAAENGA